A single genomic interval of Antechinus flavipes isolate AdamAnt ecotype Samford, QLD, Australia chromosome 1, AdamAnt_v2, whole genome shotgun sequence harbors:
- the MRS2 gene encoding magnesium transporter MRS2 homolog, mitochondrial, which yields MDCLPSLARLLPRAAGRPQRALGALALARPPGSFPTASSLGPPARVLHPGHSRTGLPWSIRLRQFCEPQRPSVSGEILRLRTSDASQATLASVAPVFTVTKFDKEGNVSSFERKKTELYQELGLQARDLRFQHLMSITTRNNRIIMRMEYLKAVIAPEYLLILDYRNLNWEHWLFRELPLQLAGEGQLVTYSLPFEFRAIEALLQYWINTLQGKLSLLQPLILETLEALVDPKHSSVDRSKLHILLQNGKSLSELETDIKVFKESILEILDEEELMEELCLTKWSDPEVFEKSSTGIDHAEEMELLLENYYRLADDLSNKARELRVLIDDSESIIFINLDSHRNVMMRLNLQLTMGTFSLSLFGLMGVAFGMNLESSLEEDHRVFWLITGIMFMGSGLIWRRLLSFLGRQLEAPLPPVMPSLPKKPLQASGRIEIKNSLRPDGLGSNRNILTNR from the exons ATGGATTGTCTCCCGAGCCTAGCCCGGCTCTTGCCCCGAGCCGCGGGGCGGCCCCAGCGAGCCCTGGGCGCGCTGGCGCTGGCCCGGCCCCCTGGCTCCTTCCCCACTGCTTCCTCCCTCGGGCCCCCGGCGAGAGTGCTGCACCCCGGACACAGCCGAACTGGGTTGCCCTGGAGTATCCGGCTCCGGCAGTTTTGTGAGCCCCAGCGGCCCAGCGTATCAG GTGAAATTCTTCGACTCCGTACTTCTGATGCTTCCCAAGCTACTTTAGCTAGTGTAGCACCAGTATTTACTGTG acAAAATTTGACAAGGAAGGAAATGTTTCTTCTTTTG aaagaaagaaaacagaattatacCAGGAATTAGGTCTTCAAGCCCGAGATTTACGATTTCAACACTTAATGAGTATCACAACCAGGAACAATAGGATTATCATGAGAATGGAG TATTTGAAAGCTGTGATCGCTCCTGAGTATCTTCTGATATTAGACTATCGTAATTTAAATTGGGAACATTGGCTCTTTCGGGAACTTCCTTTACAGCTGGCTGGAGAGGGCCAGCTTGTCACTTACTCCTTGCCTTTTGAGTTTAGGGCCATAGAAGCTCTTCTACAATATTGG ATCAACACCCTTCAGGGGAAACTTAGCCTTTTGCAGCCACTCATCCTTGAGACTCTGGAAGCTTTAGTGGATCCCAAACATTCATCAGTGGACAGAAGCAAACTACATATTTTACTACAAAATGGCAAGAG CTTATCAGAATTAGAAACGGatattaaagttttcaaagagTCCATTTTGGAAATACTAGATGAAGAAGAATTGATGGAAGAACTCTGTCTAACCAAATGGAGTGATCCTGAAGTCTT TGAGAAGAGCAGTACTGGAATTGATCATGCAGAAGAGATGGAACTGCTTTTGGAAAACTATTACAGATTAGCTGATGATCTCTCCAATAAAGCTCGGGAGCTCAGGGTATTGATTGATGACTCAGAGAGTATTATTTTCATCAATCTGGACAG CCATCGTAATGTGATGATGAGGTTGAATCTACAGTTGACCATGGGAAccttctctctttcactttttggATTAATGGGAGTTGCCTTTGGAATGAACTTGGAGTCCTCCCTTGAAGAG GACCACAGAGTGTTTTGGCTGATTACAGGAATCATGTTTATGGGGAGTGGTCTCATCTGGAGGCGCCTGCTTTCCTTTCTTGGTCGACAGCTAGAAGCTCCATTACCACCTGTG ATGCCCTCCTTACCTAAAAAGCCTCTCCAAGCAAGTGGAAGAATTGAGATCAAGAACAGTCTTAGGCCAGATGGCCTTGGGTCAAACAGAAATATCCTAACAAACCGATAG